Proteins encoded within one genomic window of Cellulomonas flavigena DSM 20109:
- a CDS encoding response regulator transcription factor — protein MTRILLVEDEESYRDPLSYQLGREGYDVVTAATGPEALERFAEHGADLVLLDLMLPGLPGTEVCRRLRLDSDVPVIMLTAKDDEIDKVVGLELGADDYVTKPYSSRELLARIRAVLRRRDTSARPADDPEDDGVLEVGAVRMDVDRHTVHVHGELVPFPLKEFELLELLLRNPDRVLTRGQLIDRVWGSDYVGDTKTLDVHVKRIRAKIERDPSAPTLLTTVRGLGYKLSDGVGE, from the coding sequence GTGACCCGCATCCTTCTCGTCGAGGACGAGGAGTCCTACCGCGACCCGCTCTCCTACCAGCTGGGCCGCGAGGGCTACGACGTCGTGACCGCGGCGACGGGACCCGAGGCGCTCGAGCGCTTCGCGGAGCACGGTGCCGACCTGGTCCTGCTCGACCTCATGCTGCCCGGGCTGCCCGGCACGGAGGTGTGCCGCCGCCTGCGCCTGGACTCCGACGTGCCCGTCATCATGCTCACCGCCAAGGACGACGAGATCGACAAGGTCGTCGGCCTCGAGCTCGGCGCCGACGACTACGTGACCAAGCCGTACTCGTCGCGCGAGCTGCTGGCCCGCATCCGCGCCGTGCTGCGACGTCGCGACACCTCGGCACGGCCGGCCGACGACCCCGAGGACGACGGCGTGCTCGAGGTGGGCGCCGTCCGCATGGACGTCGACCGCCACACCGTGCACGTCCACGGCGAGCTCGTGCCCTTCCCGCTCAAGGAGTTCGAGCTGCTGGAGCTGCTGCTGCGCAACCCGGACCGTGTGCTGACCCGCGGCCAGCTCATCGACCGCGTGTGGGGCTCCGACTACGTCGGGGACACCAAGACGCTCGACGTCCACGTCAAGCGCATCCGCGCCAAGATCGAGCGCGACCCGTCCGCGCCGACCCTCCTGACCACGGTCCGTGGGCTGGGCTACAAGCTGTCGGACGGTGTGGGGGAGTAG